From Pusillibacter faecalis, one genomic window encodes:
- the recD2 gene encoding SF1B family DNA helicase RecD2 — MEELATYEGAVHSVIFQNAENGYTVLRLLVEGGEVITVVGCIPCVAPGEQLAVSGVWEQHPQHGGQLRAVELERTLPEDEEEIFSYLASGICRGVGPATARRIVDRFGKAALDILEREPERLNLIKGITAKKAQEIAESFRRQMGLRRLMEFLARYQLPPVLAMQLRQRYGDGALDQVRENPYLLSGDACGVAFSVTDEIAMSLGMSAESKERLEAAVTFELSHNEGNGHVFLPRDKLIAATCQLLQDGDPERLEAALDALVERGTVVREQVAGVDACYLRRLWEAETSACLRLNGLLAATVDTSRQADRTLAEIETEAGITYAPQQRQAVRLAAERGVLILTGGPGTGKTTTVRGIVALLQKMGLEIVLAAPTGRAAKRMSELTGMEAQTIHRLLGMNWTEGMVSFQKTEKEPLEADAVIVDEMSMVDLTLFAALLRALRPGTRLVLVGDADQLPSVGAGNVFADLIRSGRVETVFLREVFRQAEKSAIIRNAHAVNQGQPIGLTNDQEDFFFLCRRDAQRVVDTVVELCRDRLPGNMGIPADQIQVLTPTRKGPSGTLRLNQLLQEALNPRAPGKRELQWGERLFREGDRIMQTRNDYEVVWTRSDGMLGTGMFNGDVGRIVQIDPAGEWLEMDFDGRTASYSAEMLSEVELAYAMTVHKAQGSEYRCVVFAAMPSAPSLMVRGVLYTALTRARELMIVVGDDAAIRSMAANDRQQRRYSGLRWRLAHS, encoded by the coding sequence ATGGAAGAACTGGCCACCTATGAGGGCGCCGTACATAGCGTCATTTTTCAAAATGCCGAAAACGGCTATACGGTTCTGCGGCTTCTGGTCGAGGGGGGCGAGGTGATCACCGTGGTGGGGTGTATTCCCTGTGTGGCGCCGGGGGAGCAGCTGGCGGTCTCCGGCGTGTGGGAACAGCACCCCCAGCATGGCGGGCAGCTGCGGGCTGTGGAGCTGGAGCGGACATTGCCGGAGGACGAGGAGGAGATTTTTAGCTACCTCGCCTCCGGCATCTGCCGGGGTGTGGGTCCTGCCACAGCGCGGAGGATTGTAGACCGCTTTGGCAAAGCCGCTCTGGATATTCTGGAACGGGAGCCAGAGCGGTTGAACCTGATCAAGGGGATTACGGCGAAAAAGGCTCAGGAGATTGCCGAGAGCTTTCGCCGGCAGATGGGGCTGCGGCGGCTGATGGAGTTCCTGGCACGCTACCAGCTGCCGCCGGTTTTGGCTATGCAGCTTCGCCAGCGCTATGGTGACGGGGCGCTGGATCAGGTGCGTGAGAACCCGTACCTCCTCTCCGGCGACGCGTGCGGCGTGGCCTTTTCTGTCACGGACGAAATCGCCATGAGCCTGGGAATGTCCGCTGAGAGCAAAGAGCGGTTGGAGGCGGCAGTGACCTTTGAGCTTAGTCACAACGAGGGAAACGGCCACGTCTTTTTGCCCCGGGACAAGCTGATTGCAGCCACCTGCCAGCTTTTACAGGATGGGGACCCGGAACGGCTGGAGGCGGCGCTGGACGCACTGGTGGAGCGGGGAACTGTGGTGCGGGAGCAGGTAGCCGGCGTGGATGCCTGCTATCTCCGAAGGCTGTGGGAGGCGGAAACCTCCGCCTGCCTGCGGCTGAATGGTCTGCTTGCGGCCACCGTCGACACCAGCCGTCAGGCGGACAGGACGCTGGCGGAGATTGAGACGGAGGCGGGGATTACCTACGCCCCCCAGCAGCGTCAGGCGGTGCGCCTTGCGGCGGAGCGGGGGGTGCTGATCCTCACCGGCGGCCCCGGCACCGGCAAGACCACCACTGTACGGGGGATTGTGGCCCTATTGCAGAAGATGGGGCTGGAGATCGTGCTGGCGGCGCCCACAGGCCGGGCGGCCAAGCGGATGAGCGAGCTGACGGGTATGGAGGCCCAGACCATCCACCGCCTGCTGGGCATGAACTGGACGGAGGGAATGGTAAGTTTCCAGAAGACGGAGAAGGAGCCGCTGGAGGCGGACGCGGTGATTGTGGACGAGATGAGTATGGTGGACCTGACACTCTTTGCCGCGCTGCTGCGGGCGCTCCGGCCCGGAACCCGGTTGGTGCTGGTGGGGGATGCGGACCAGCTGCCCTCAGTGGGGGCGGGGAACGTATTTGCTGATCTTATCCGCAGCGGCCGGGTGGAGACCGTCTTTTTGCGGGAGGTCTTCCGCCAGGCGGAGAAGTCCGCCATCATTCGCAACGCCCACGCGGTCAACCAGGGACAGCCCATTGGCCTGACCAACGACCAGGAGGACTTCTTCTTCCTCTGCCGCCGGGATGCCCAGCGGGTGGTGGACACAGTGGTGGAGCTGTGCCGGGACCGCCTGCCGGGAAACATGGGGATTCCCGCCGACCAGATTCAGGTGCTGACCCCCACCCGGAAGGGCCCCTCCGGGACCCTCCGCCTCAATCAGCTTTTGCAGGAGGCTCTGAACCCCAGGGCTCCGGGTAAGCGGGAGCTCCAGTGGGGCGAGCGGCTGTTCCGGGAGGGGGACCGAATCATGCAGACCCGCAACGACTATGAGGTGGTCTGGACCCGGAGCGATGGTATGCTGGGCACCGGCATGTTCAACGGCGATGTGGGCCGAATTGTGCAGATCGACCCGGCGGGGGAATGGCTGGAGATGGACTTCGACGGACGCACGGCCTCCTACTCGGCGGAGATGCTCAGCGAGGTGGAGCTGGCCTATGCCATGACTGTCCACAAGGCCCAGGGCAGCGAGTACCGATGCGTGGTGTTTGCTGCCATGCCGTCGGCCCCATCGCTGATGGTGCGGGGCGTGCTCTATACCGCCCTGACCCGGGCCAGGGAGCTGATGATCGTGGTGGGGGACGACGCGGCCATCCGCTCCATGGCGGCCAACGACCGTCAGCAGCGGCGCTACTCGGGTCTCCGGTGGCGGCTGGCCCACAGCTAA
- the ybeY gene encoding rRNA maturation RNase YbeY — protein sequence MKRHYMPVTADVPGVSEGQRALIRKVIRTALAAERVDFPCEVDVRVTNDDTIHQINREMRQVDRATDVLSFPMFDLTPGELPDPEMDADPGTGLVPLGDMVISWEHVAAQAKEYGHSNRRELAYLVVHSVLHLLGYDHLDEGVEKARMRAREEAILAELGITR from the coding sequence ATGAAGCGGCATTACATGCCCGTCACGGCTGACGTGCCGGGAGTGAGCGAGGGACAGCGGGCCCTCATCCGCAAGGTCATCCGCACGGCCCTGGCAGCGGAGAGGGTGGACTTCCCCTGCGAGGTAGACGTGCGCGTTACCAACGACGATACCATCCATCAGATTAACCGGGAGATGCGCCAGGTGGACCGGGCGACAGACGTGCTGAGTTTTCCCATGTTTGACCTGACTCCGGGGGAGCTGCCGGACCCGGAGATGGACGCGGACCCCGGTACAGGGCTGGTGCCTCTGGGAGACATGGTGATCTCTTGGGAGCATGTGGCAGCCCAGGCCAAGGAGTATGGACACTCCAATCGCCGGGAGCTGGCATATTTGGTGGTTCACTCCGTCCTTCATCTGTTGGGCTACGACCACTTGGATGAGGGCGTGGAGAAAGCCCGTATGCGGGCGCGGGAGGAGGCCATCCTGGCGGAGCTGGGGATTACGCGGTAA
- a CDS encoding helix-turn-helix domain-containing protein translates to MENIFKDRIRALRQERGETQAQVAAAIGVAESHYQRFERGANLPNLENAWKLADHFGASMDYLVGRSDQR, encoded by the coding sequence ATGGAAAACATTTTTAAAGACCGGATACGTGCGCTGCGCCAAGAGCGGGGCGAAACACAGGCGCAGGTCGCAGCCGCCATTGGGGTGGCGGAATCACATTATCAGCGGTTTGAGAGAGGGGCGAATCTGCCCAATTTGGAAAATGCCTGGAAGCTGGCGGATCACTTTGGGGCCTCCATGGATTATCTGGTGGGGAGGAGCGACCAGAGGTAG
- a CDS encoding Na+/H+ antiporter NhaC family protein: MILSFGVFLAAVAACLIVGYPLVWALLLGLGLFFALGLRRGFSARVLAAMAWKQGREALIVVPVFLLIGVVTALWRASGTISFFLYYGLRGIAPGFFLLAAFLLSAALSFALGTSYGVTGTAGVVLITLARSGGVDLAMAAGAILSGAYFGDRCSPMSSCATLVAACTQTRLYDNVREMLKTAALPTVLTVAVFALASVQNPMSAVDGSVLSALSEGFALHWSVLLPAAPMLILPLLRVPVKWAMAISAAIALALTVILQGMPLNEALTAALRGYTPKSAALREILSGGGMLSMLETCTIVLITSLYAGILEGIDALAPAKTHVERLAGRLGLFPATALVSTALVMVFCNQAVTVMLDTQLLADSYAIRGASRTELAMDIANSGVVIAGLVPWSIAITVPLSMLGVGIEAIPWCVLLYLIPLCYLVTKRYFRAGQNLPALSERTTV, from the coding sequence ATGATCCTCTCCTTTGGCGTATTTTTGGCCGCGGTGGCAGCCTGCCTGATCGTGGGCTATCCCCTGGTGTGGGCGCTGCTTTTGGGACTGGGGCTGTTTTTTGCACTGGGGCTGCGGCGCGGTTTTTCCGCCAGGGTGCTGGCGGCGATGGCCTGGAAGCAGGGGCGGGAGGCGCTGATCGTGGTGCCTGTCTTTTTGTTGATCGGCGTGGTGACGGCACTGTGGCGGGCCTCCGGGACCATTTCCTTTTTCCTGTACTACGGACTCCGGGGTATCGCCCCCGGCTTCTTTTTGCTGGCGGCGTTTTTGCTCTCGGCGGCACTGTCCTTTGCCCTGGGCACCAGCTACGGCGTCACCGGCACGGCGGGGGTGGTCCTCATCACCCTGGCCCGCTCCGGCGGTGTGGACTTGGCGATGGCAGCAGGGGCGATCCTCTCCGGGGCGTACTTTGGCGACCGCTGCTCCCCTATGTCCTCCTGTGCTACGCTGGTGGCGGCCTGCACTCAGACGCGGCTCTATGACAACGTGCGGGAAATGCTGAAGACCGCGGCCCTTCCCACGGTATTGACGGTAGCGGTGTTCGCCCTGGCCTCCGTGCAAAACCCCATGTCCGCCGTGGACGGCTCGGTGCTCTCTGCGCTCTCAGAGGGCTTTGCACTTCACTGGTCGGTGCTGCTGCCGGCGGCGCCCATGCTGATCCTGCCGTTGCTGCGCGTGCCGGTGAAGTGGGCGATGGCCATCAGCGCCGCCATCGCGCTGGCACTGACGGTGATTTTGCAGGGGATGCCCCTGAATGAGGCGCTGACCGCCGCACTCCGAGGCTACACGCCAAAAAGCGCAGCGCTGCGGGAGATTCTCTCAGGCGGAGGGATGCTTTCCATGCTGGAGACCTGCACCATTGTGCTGATCACCAGCCTGTACGCTGGAATTTTGGAGGGGATCGATGCGCTGGCCCCGGCCAAGACGCACGTGGAGCGCCTCGCCGGGCGTCTGGGACTGTTTCCGGCCACAGCCCTGGTCAGTACGGCGCTGGTGATGGTATTTTGCAACCAGGCGGTGACGGTGATGCTGGACACCCAGCTGCTGGCGGATAGCTACGCCATCCGGGGCGCCTCCCGGACGGAGCTGGCCATGGATATTGCAAATTCTGGCGTAGTGATCGCGGGGCTTGTGCCGTGGAGCATCGCTATTACCGTCCCCCTCTCGATGCTGGGCGTGGGGATTGAGGCGATCCCCTGGTGTGTGCTGCTCTATCTCATTCCCCTTTGCTATCTGGTGACGAAACGGTATTTCCGGGCGGGACAGAATCTGCCTGCCCTGTCAGAAAGGACGACGGTATGA